The nucleotide window CGCCCAGGCCAGAGGTGTTGATGAAGCCGGGCGTCACGCCGTTGACCCGCACCCCGTAGGGCGCGAGGTCGAGCGCCATCGCGCGCGTCAGGGCCCCAAAGTCCAGAAGTCGTGCGAGCGCGGCTGTGAGTTGCGGGAGGTCCTCGAGCATGGCCGACTCATTTGGGACATCAAGGATCCGCCTGACAAGGGGTCCGAGGTCTGCTGGAACAAGCGGCAACGCCGTGACGAACTGGACAGGGCGCTTCTCACCCGGGTGGTGCGTGCCGTTCAGGTCGGGGGGAGTTTAAGGAGACTGCTACGAAACGCAAGGTAAAGGACCTTCTCTCCTGGCCAGCTTTGCTCCGGCAGCAGGGAAATTTTGGGGAGTGCCGAAGATATGAATGACTTTGGCCTCAGTACCCGACAGTTTCTGGGGAAGGCGTGTGGGACGGCATCAACAGGTTGATCAAGTCGCAGAGGCCTGCTGACTCCCGGCTGAACGACCGCATCAGTTCCCGTAAACTCATCTTCACCACGCTCCAGGCCCGGCGACCATGTGCCTTCTTCGGACATTCCAGGGTGACCCCAACCCGTACAGACCACGTGTAGGTCAACGTCAACAGGCACAACAGGCGCTCCACGATCACGTGGAGCGTCATGGGCGTCCCCTCCAGTTGGAACCCCTTGCTTTTCAGGGCTCTGAACAGACACTCGATCAGAAACCTCCGACGGTGACGGGATTGGATCGTGGTCACTACCCCTGCGTTGCTGGCGATGATCAAGGCCTCACCGTCCTGCGTGTACGTCAGGACAACGTTCATCGGTTGCCCGTAGACCACCGTGTCCTCGACCAGCAGACCGGCCAGGCCGGTCTGCGCTCGGCTCAACCAATCCTGCGCTGTCCAGTCGTCCAGGAGCGTGTCGCGCCGCAACCGCACGCAGATGGGGATCCCACGGCGGGCCAGACCCTGAATCCAGTCGGAGCCGACGAATTCGCGGTCGGCATACAGCACCTGGATGTCAGCGGCGGACAGCAGGCAGAGGGCATCGTCCATCAGGGTGTGGCGGATCTCGGTGTCGCTGCTGCCCCCATGGGGCAGCAATTCGTAGAGCAGAGGGATGGCGACGTCCCGCCGGATGACGGAGGCGGTGTGCGCGCTTCCGGGGAAGCGCGCAGCGAGTTCGGCATGCCGGACGTCCTTGCCCCCAAGGAGGGCGAGGACCATAAGGGAGAGCAGCTCGACCTGATTCTTGCGGAACTCCGGGAAGTGCGCGGTGAAGCAGCGGGTCAACTTGGCCAGGACGTCGGGGGACGCGTCTCGTTCTCGCGTGTCAGCCGAACTTTTTCAAGCCCTGCCGGAAACTGTCGGGTACTGAGCGTTTCCCCTTCATACGACCCCCAGATTGCCACTGGATTTGCAATCGGAATGGACCGGGAAACGGGGGTCACGTCATCGTGACCCACAACTTCATGGCCTTCGAGTCGGGCTTCGACCACTACGAGGTCGCGCGCGGGCTCGACTTTGCCAGTTGGGCCTCCGTCAGGGTCGCTGCGCTGGCGCGCAAAAGGGCTAGACAAGCAGGCTAAGGCTGATCTGGGTGCGAGCGCTTTTGCCCTGACCTGCCGCAGCGAGGGCAGGTTCAGGTCTATTCTGGACGTTCCAGGTACTGATAGAGCGTCTCCCGGCTGATCCCCAGTTCCCGCGCCAGAGTGGCTTTGGGTTCTCCGGCTTGCACCCGCTGCCGAAGTTGCCGCACCTGCTCGGCACTCAAGGCCTTCTTGCGGCCCCGGTATTTCCCTTGCTTGCGGGCGAGGGCGATGCCCTCGCGCTGCCGCTCCCGGATCAGAGATCGTTCAAACTCGGCGAAGGCGCCCATAACGCTCAGCAGCAAATTCGACATGGGCGCGTCCTCGCCAGTGAAGGTCAGCCCTTCCTTGACGAACTCCACCCGGATGCCCCGACGGGTCAGGCCACTCACAAGCTGGCGGAGATCGTCCAGGTTGCGCGCCAGGCGGTCCATGCTGTGGACGACCACCGTGTCGCCCTCGCGGGCGAAGGCGAGCAGGGCTCCGAGCTGGGGGCGGTGAACGTCCTTGCCGGAGGCCTGATCGGTGAACACCCGGTCGA belongs to Deinococcus reticulitermitis and includes:
- a CDS encoding transposase; amino-acid sequence: MTRCFTAHFPEFRKNQVELLSLMVLALLGGKDVRHAELAARFPGSAHTASVIRRDVAIPLLYELLPHGGSSDTEIRHTLMDDALCLLSAADIQVLYADREFVGSDWIQGLARRGIPICVRLRRDTLLDDWTAQDWLSRAQTGLAGLLVEDTVVYGQPMNVVLTYTQDGEALIIASNAGVVTTIQSRHRRRFLIECLFRALKSKGFQLEGTPMTLHVIVERLLCLLTLTYTWSVRVGVTLECPKKAHGRRAWSVVKMSLRELMRSFSRESAGLCDLINLLMPSHTPSPETVGY
- a CDS encoding recombinase family protein; this translates as MPGQRIGYTRVSSLDQNPARQLDQTQVDRVFTDQASGKDVHRPQLGALLAFAREGDTVVVHSMDRLARNLDDLRQLVSGLTRRGIRVEFVKEGLTFTGEDAPMSNLLLSVMGAFAEFERSLIRERQREGIALARKQGKYRGRKKALSAEQVRQLRQRVQAGEPKATLARELGISRETLYQYLERPE